A genomic window from Gossypium hirsutum isolate 1008001.06 chromosome D12, Gossypium_hirsutum_v2.1, whole genome shotgun sequence includes:
- the LOC107945089 gene encoding phosphoprotein ECPP44, with protein sequence MEGHQGEGDHNKAAMETTDRGMFDFMKKKDEEQDNEKKEEKPTLMGKLHRSNSSSSSSSDEEEIGEDGEKKKKKKKKGLKEKLKEKIGGDKEAAEHKDASIPPENAEEKTGILDKIKEKLPGQHKKAEEDGGYDGHPTEGEPKEKGFLEKIKEKIPGCHGNKPEEDLKATKN encoded by the exons ATGGAAGGTCATCAAGGTGAGGGAGATCACAACAAGGCAGCGATGGAGACAACGGATCGTGGTATGTTCGatttcatgaaaaagaaagatgaggaGCAAGACAAtgagaagaaagaagagaagccAACTCTCATGGGAAAACTCCATCGTTCAAATAGCAGCTCTAGCTCA TCTAGTGATGAAGAAGAGATAGGAGAAGATGgtgagaaaaagaagaagaagaagaagaaaggattgaaggaaaaactcaaagaaaagattggtggtgacaaAGAAGCAGCAGAGCATAAAGATGCATCGATCCCACCCGAGAATGCAGAGGAAAAGACAGGGATTTTagataagataaaagaaaaacTCCCTGGTCAGCATAAGAAAGCCGAAGAAGATGGTGGCTATGATGGGCATCCTACCGAAGGTGAGCCAAAGGAGAAAGGATTCTTGGAGAAGATCAAGGAAAAGATTCCAGGGTGCCATGGAAACAAACCTGAAGAAGATCTTAAGGCTACCAAAAATTGA
- the LOC107940525 gene encoding protein MAINTENANCE OF MERISTEMS-like, whose protein sequence is MRFVPSIKGPCERFKESSGCTIDAVLRASRIGSAALIRSSDLRYDLLPALVERWRPETHTFHFSCGECMVTLEDVAMQLGLLIDGSPVTGISSFTDSTALCYELLGDSLGDGESNFTGLQFTWLKAKFGQLSVTTTEGELMCAARVYIMHIVGGVLMSDANNDNVPLMYLPLLADLSTVSSYSWGSAVLAVLYRELFRVTNSDVLDMGGFLTLL, encoded by the exons ATgcg ATTCGTACCGAGTATTAAGGGGCCGTGTGAGAGGTTTAAAGAAAGCTCCGGATGCACGATTGATGCCGTACTTAGAGCAAGCCGGATTGGGTCAGCAGCATTGATCCGGTCCTCCGACTTGCGCTATGATTTATTACCTGCGCTAGTGGAGCGGTGGCgcccggagacccacacttttcatttttcGTGCGGGGAGTGCATGGTGACCTTGGAGGATGTTGCAATGCAGCTTGGGCTCCTAATTGACGGGAGTCCCGTAACAGGAATATCTTCATTTACCGATTCGACTGCACTTTGTTATGAGCTCTTGGGGGACTCGCTAGGGGACGGTGAGTCAAATTTTACGGGCTTACAATTTACATGGCTGAAAGCCAAATTTGGACAATTATCAGTGACTACCACTGAAGGTGAGTTGATGTGCGCTGCTCGAGTGTACATCATGCATATCGTAGGGGGAGTACTCATGTCTGATGCAAACAACGACAACGTGCCTTTGATGTACTTGCCCCTGTTAGCTGATTTGTCCACTGTTAGCTCGTATAGCTGGGGCTCCGCCGTTCTAGCAGTGTTGTACCGGGAGCTTTTTCGGGTGACAAACTCAGATGTATTAGACATGGGTGGATTCCTCACACTGCTGTAG